In Euphorbia lathyris chromosome 10, ddEupLath1.1, whole genome shotgun sequence, the DNA window GATCATATTAATCTTTTTATTcgtcaaattaattatttaagaatattcaatttaatttaaaaaatgttatttattttatttatatttaaaattatatatttttttacattttaaaatataactttataattttcttataatcatattatatatataatattattttcgaacttttaaaaatataaaatttaattaattaaaattggtTTGAGTGATTAAAGTTGCAAGTCGCTTTAATTAGATCTCGAACTCGAATCTATCATATGTAAAAAAAATCCATTTAAAAAATATGTGATCGAGTTCGAAtcgaaaaattgaacaaattataaaaaaatataaattttaaatgtaGGTAAAATGTGTTAATaaagttttatattaaaaattttatttattattatcagtAGTTTAATATAATTGGACCCACACAAGTGGCTTTGTCAGTTTCTATTATTATTGAGATTGATCGTACTAGTTTGGTGGGGTAGTACTAGTAAGTAATTCATTGCCAAAATTTCATCATTTAATCTTTTCTACTCTCATTCAGCTTAGCCTGAATGTTCCAAAATTTAGTTGCAGTTTAGTGTcttcttttttcaattttatgatTCTTGATATACTTTTATTTGATTCCATGATAAAGCGTTGAATAACCccttttttgttttaataaatttaGGGATAAGCTATAAATACACCCTTAACattagaggtggcaaaatgacacaccattcgattacacgacacgaacacgacacggatttttagtgttagtgttgagcttaataggtaatgagtcatttttgggttgaaacgaaactgacacgcaaatttttggattgggttagtgttgatatgtgaacccgaaaacgacacgaaatgacacggatattgaaaagTATTGTTATATTCTATCGTATTTTTTTacatcactttattaataaagatgataaaattataattattaattgcaaatattgatttgaatttcctaaattgttataaacacattacatgatcctctaacatgatattatcgaacttttcgataattagtgttaacatactaatctaaaaatgatataaaatgtttaaaaacaatatcatatcttcttatatttttaagagttattattaatatatatgcataacaaaattacatgtaacccgaaaacacgacacgaaatcgacactaacccgaataggttaacacgactttgacacgaaagtttttaggttgggtttgggtttactctttttgatACAAACCcaaaatgacacgacacgaacacgataattgccaggtctactTAACATTGATAGTTAGGAGCtgttttactcctaacgtctaaaattgtgcagtTTTATCCCCAATGTTggcagtcaaaagcaattttacagtattttgtacgaattaaacaaaaaaaatgaaatatttcatcaaatttaaaaatattaatctctcaTTCTATTACTAAACTAATACACAAAaaaatgtgaattttttttagaactaaccgATATGTAACTGGTGCATACTAAGTAGCAAAACATTTGTATTCTATAATGATATATGTAATTGACCTAATTTACCaacattaaaggtaaaattactctttgcagctaatattagaaataaaattgcgTTATTTTCAACATTATgggtaaaaatattaaaaatatttttatacttgaTCCCATAAATTTTGCCTCTGACTGTcaatgttaaaaatatttttatacaaataagggtaaaattgccctCACTGTTAATGTATTTTCTAACCATGGTTAGTTTCATTTGTGTTCTCTTTTAATTCTATACATATATAAAGGCATAATATCCATTTAAATCCCAAATtaaagcttcaaagtcaattaaaaCCTTGGACtaacaaaaaatcatcaattgaatccCCATTTTAAACAAAAATGATTAATTGAGGTCTCATaaaaaaatcattcggttgaacagtttcagacatTCTTCACCAaattcattttgaaccaacatagAGATTATTATAGTCTATATTAAATAGTCACAGTTTATGATTTTAGGTTAGAGTgtgacttaattgatgatttttgcttagttcaggacctgattgatgattttgatagtttagtatcctaattgattttgaagctttagtttggaATAAATAGATGTAATGTCATAAATAAACAATatttagataatttttttttttttttttttttgttgttgttgttgttgaataCTGAAGGAGGACACAACTCATAATTAACAGCTTCTGTTTAACTAACAAAACCAAAATTTaccaaaaaggaaaaaaaaaatgctacAATGACAGTAAACAAGTATGAAACAATTACTATAGAAAGGGCAGACAGGCAAGAATCAACTCCGGTTTGTCGCTAATACACACAAATTTCGGAGTTTAGTTTCCTCATCAAATTTGTATATGTGTGATTGTCCCCTCTACGCCTAACCCCATTACATAGAAGCTCgaaaaaggggaaaaaacaaagaaatcaACTTTGCTTCTTTTTCCAGTCTACCCctttctccttttctttttctttgtgaCTTTTTGTCGAACACTTGTGGGCATTTTTCTGTGACTACTATTTTATTTTCAGCTGTTAGGAACAAGaaatatacatatactttattttgattttgattttgatttattGAGTTGGTTTGAGATATGAGAGAATAATAAGGGGAACAAATAATGGAGGGAGCAGAGCTAGAACTGGAGAGGAGGAGCAGGTTCTTGAGCAGTTTGATAGAGAAAAAGAAAGCCAAAGAAGAGCAAAATCAATATGAGAAGCTCAATATTCGTGTTAGAGCTTCTGATATGCCCATTCCTTTGCAAACTCGTGCTTTTAGATGTGCTCGCGATCTCCTTGACTCCATGCCTGCAAAGCTCGACAGCAAACGCCTCGCGCTTTCACTTAAGAAGGTTACCACGCATTTTATCCTTATCTTTCCCCTTTCCCCTTGCCTTCATGGGTCTGCTTAATTACACAGGTTTTAGTAATTGATAATGTCTAATCTAGTTAATTTGGCAAACTAATTTATATACAGTATTGGGTTGTGAGGTTAAATTGGTTTGTCTGCATTCTTTATTGAAATTATCTTCCTTTTGCTTTGCCTGTTCATATTTCCAAGTAATTATGTTTTGTAGTTTCTTTTTTAGAGAGATCAATAAAATTTTAATGCCTACAGGTGGTTCAATTGTGGGAAAATAGTAGattttgtttttctgtttttgtgaTTGTATTATTGGTTTGGGTTTGAATGATGTCACTACTTTTTATGCAATAAATTCAAATGCTTGTGTGGTGGTCCAGTTCTTAGCTATATTTGCTCATAACTTTTTAGTAAAATTCAGTCAATTATTTCAAGTTTCACGGGTGTGGAAGTGAATTGCTATGTTGTATTTGTTGTTTTGGCCCTTTTTAGTCTAAAATTATTGGACTTCACTTCAATAATGAAACTCAACGACTGGGTGGAACGTTTTTAGTGAGATTTGAAACATCTGAGTTCACAACTAATGTAGTCCCATGTTTACCTAATATGGTATGCCATCAGTTGCAGGAATTGATACTAATGGCATTTTAGTGCTGCTtaacattaaaatgtaacacTTTTCATTATGCATCTTACCACAATAGTTCCATTTGCCTTTCGACCTGATTGAAGCAACCTATAGAATCAGTTAGCAGCTTCTATTTTCATTGTTGAAGTTTAGCTTTCATGTTTTTTTCTTCTATGTTGATTGCTAGTCCTAATAATAGTTTTCTGTGATGCTTAAATGTTTTCGGTCAGCATCAAGCATCCTGAAAGAGCTTTGATTAAGGATTATCAACGAAGTTGCCTGCATTTATTTGTGTTGAAAGTTTTTGTGTTGTTCCACAAACTTAATTTGTGCTGTCTTTTACGAGATCTAGATTAAGTAACCGAATAGAACTTCAATTCCTCGAGTTATTAGTTTGAAGGGATTTTGACATTGACTAGAAGAACTGAAATGGGGTGGTTTAAGTTTGGTTACATTCAAAATCATAAGCTTCCAGGACTGGTGATATAAGCCCGCTTAGTAGAATGACTGAGCAACTAATTAGGTTTAAGTCGGGACGAGTTAGATTTTTCCATATCATATATGTAAGCAAACATTTGACTTGCAAATCTTACATCACTTGCTCAATCTCAACACTTGTTTTTGCGTGCATTGCAAAGTTTCTCATCTATGAAAATGTGACCATTATGTTTATCATTCATTTGAATTGCCTTCTTTCTCCTTTGTTAAACAAGCTGAAACCTTGAAATACGGAGAAAAACAGCCAAATCAGAAAGTGGTAAATGAATTATTTCTAGAAAGTTGAGAGATgagaaaacaaaatgaaatagaATCTGTTACATTTGGGAAATAGCTTTATTTGTAGTCTGATATATATGAATTTCTTGACAATGCGTTTTATATTCTCCAGGTTGTAGTTGTCTTATATTAGTCATATTTATAGTCTGTGTTAGTATGAAGAACATGAATCTGTGAAAGTTGAAACTAATATCACATTCACATTGAACTTCATGAAATATCTTTATTAGATCACTTGAGCAAAGAGCACTTCAAATGGTTTTTAATATAAGTTGGACTGTATTCAATGGAGCAAAGCAGTACCAAAATGTGACTAAATGTTGCTCAGCTTTTGTACATTATGCAAATGTTATGTATTTTCATCTTTGATGGTGAAGTAACATGTCAGTCCTTCAATTGAGCCAGCGTTACTGTTGACGGACTTTCTTCTATTAGTCCGTATTCTTGTCGAGTTCATGTGAAGAGAGATTATTAGCTTGTTTGTgttgattattttattttcgaagGTGCAGTTTACTATGAATCGTTtgatttatagattttttatgAATGTAATGTTGCAGGAATTTGACTCGACGTACGGTCCAGCATGGCATTGCATAGTGGGAACAAGCTTTGGTTCATATGTAACTCATTCAATAGGAGGCTTCTTGTATTTCTCAATTGACAAGGTTTACATCTTACTCTTTAGGACTGCTGTTGAGCCTTTAGATCAATCTTGAGCCTTGCTCTTCTACATGTTGTTGTTGTCGTTGATGTTCATGTTGTTTTCTACTTTAAAAGTACAGAGTGTACGTAATATTCAGATATATTCATTCATATTTTCATCTTCTCTGTTTCACTATTTTGTTATTTCGTGTTAGTTGCAGCAATACATCTATAGCAATTGCCTTGCAGTTCTATATATTACCTCACAACCTAGTGTTTTACAATATGAGATTATTTTGGACTGAATTGGTTACAATCTGCAAGTTGAGGGGCCAATTTGCACTTGGGACGCCCAAATATGAACTAG includes these proteins:
- the LOC136208302 gene encoding uncharacterized protein, with the translated sequence MEGAELELERRSRFLSSLIEKKKAKEEQNQYEKLNIRVRASDMPIPLQTRAFRCARDLLDSMPAKLDSKRLALSLKKEFDSTYGPAWHCIVGTSFGSYVTHSIGGFLYFSIDKVYILLFRTAVEPLDQS